The DNA segment agggtttttttttgaaaatctaacgtcaaattcgtttttctcgtgccaaaatacccccagataccgagtttcaagcaaatccatgggcaaatagcacaggtgccaattttcggccatttggaactttgaccggccgccattttgaaacggtttgagataatgacttccggtttgcgcgaaaaattttctttttttatgctctttcgaacgaggtatcacaaagggggtcttcccatttgaaaattaaaagttagggtccgtaacccccccaaaatggggccccccaaaattttgggggggtcaaaaagtagctccctttgatctaggaacaccctccaagtttcaaatctctacctcaattaggtcaaaagttagaggggggggaggggacttttcgaacaccctgtataaaaacGAGCTAAAAGCCAAAAATAATTCAGTGTATTCAACCACATAATGTCAACACAACacgcaaaatatgaaaatacaattcacaaaaaattatttacagcGGCAGACATTTCGACCCAAAGGACTAGGGTCTTCCTCAGAGCAACCATCAAAAACTAATGGAAACATTTTCACAAAGACAGcacattttgaaatatttttttttttagttgtaTTTTCATCTTTAGCTTGTTGTGTTAACATCATGTGGTTGAATGCACTGAATTATTTTTGGCTTTTAGCTCGTTTTTATATCTTAGCCAACCAAATTTggaattaaaatgttttaaacaagGTGGCCAAATCAACATGTTCTCGATGTTTTCCTCCGTTATTTTAGACCGCCAGTCAGAGGCTACGGGTATACGGTTTGGGAGTTGACCtaaaaaatccgaatttcatcgACTCGATCTCGAAGCCCCCTGTCTCATGCAACAGAATTCAAATAGCTGACTCCTCGTGCCATGACACATATCGCTCTCAAGCGTCGGAACGGCGCACAGTCAATCAATCAAAGTGGTCGAACAtgaaagttttgactaaaactacaatttgttatgtttatttcgtcacatttttttcaaaggggTCGTACATCTTGAGGAAATATTTTACGAGAAGACCAATTAAACcaattttggaacctcaaagtttgtataaacggagttaaaagcttttaatgtttccagattttgtccgacctcccctattgactcgatccactatggcgcagcggcgcggcgtgccgcCTGTGCGGAacgcgcacaggcgcctacaaacctaaggggatacttcaagcattgcgcaatgcgtgaagtatccctttaggatTGTAGGCGCTGGtcgcccgcctgccgcgccgcagcataCTGACAAAACACGCGCGGACGCGCGTGTGGTTGGTTGTATACTTGAATGTAATGCGTGTGGTCAACCTACCAATTTAAGGGGAAACTACGGAATCACAATACGGAACAAGACACGCACACGCTGAAATCGCCCGAGCCCGAGGGCATATTATAGGTCGATTGTGAGACAAACGTTTTGAATTGGAATGATTCGTatagagatttttaaaaagtttaggTTTTTTGACAAATGAGTGAATGGAGTCTGATTTGGAGAGAGGTAGAAAAAGAGGAATTGTCTGCACggaaaaaacttttgaataatCAGTGGGCATCCGGCTAATGGACTTTTCCCCGTGACTGTAGCAGCTTGCGTCTAGTTTCAACCCGAAATTGATTAATTATGCGCAATTCCTATCATTTTTCAGCCGGGCAATTATGAGGTACTTGGCAAACAAATATGGGAAAGACGATTCGCTGTACCCTAAAGACCCTCAAAAAAGAGCACTAGTGGACCAAGCGCTGGATTTTGACATGAATACTTTTTATCAACCTTTCATTGATTATTGGGTAAGTTCCACGTTATAATTGATCATCCAAATAGtcgcatttaaatcaaatgaAAACTATCTCCATTGTGACATGGGCCGTGTTATGCGAGTGTTcctatggatctcagggctcaagtcacAACGGAGATACttcctttgatttaaatacgtaaAAATGATCTGGCAACGGCCGTAATGTTTCCAGAAAGCTACGAATGTTGCGCCCAACTAAAATTTCCGATTGACAGGCACACCTGCtggaatgataaaaaataatttagcaATAAGATCATCGTCCTCTTGCTccatattttaagttttaatacattaaaattgtattttaattagCTTGACATGTAAGATTTTaattaggaaacatgtattaggatgcttaaattcgtatacAAAAACCATAGCTTGCTTATACTGCATGGCCCTTTTTCTAGGTAAttagtaaaaacaaaaaactcgcGCGTTTTTGCCCaaagttttatttctttcacTGTTCCATGGATCTATTATTATGGAATGTTTCAGATTTAGTTCGCCCATATTTCAGATCAAAATGTGTTTCAAATATTTGTTATTCTAGTACTACTGCATGCTTGGACCTGCTCCTCATGATGAAGAACGGTTCCAAAAAGTGCCTAAATCTTTTCCAATCTTTGATGATATGTTGAAGAAATCGGATTTCGTTACCGGACAAAACATTTCTCTCGCTGATATTTCTCTTCTTGCGGGCGTATCATCAGTGAATGTAagtaaattttctctcttccatCAGAAATATACATGACTTGAACGCATGTGAGGTATTGTATCTGGGTAAAGTACTAAATGAAGGTCACATGTGTAGTCCAGAGGTAGGAGGTTTGGACGTTTCGACCCTTCAAATTCTTTTCAGAAAATGCTATATTTGCGATTTTGGATACTTTTGGGGTTTAAGCTTCCTCTTTCCCATTTCAATGGCTCATCTAACAGTTCTGTCCGCTTGGTAATCATTTAGACCAAagtttgcaattcggaactgaaACTTCTGGGTCATCGGTAAAAACTCTTACATACATGGGGAAACTGATGGGATTACGGTGTTTCTAAATTAGGGCAAAAATTatggttccgaattgcaaaatgtagtccatttcataTTGGTGAACACTTAGTTCGAATATGCTTGCATGGTTGACGGAAACAAAGGCCATAGAAtaaaacctgattttttatATTCAAGCCTGCAATTTCTCTCTAGAACCTTTTTTTGATGACGGTGACAGCAAGTTTAAACATCCTCATTATTTCAAGAATTTGATTTTATGTTCCAGGCCGTCGGTTTTGACATTACAAACCATCCGAATATTGTGCGATGGTTTGCTAGTTGCAAGCAAGCTGTACCGGATTACCAGGAGCTAAATGAAAAGGGAGTTCAAGATTTCAAAAAGTTGTGGGACCGCTTCAAAGAAAAGCAAAAGACGAAGGTGAAAACTAACTCGTAATAGAATCAATATTCTCAAATAAGAGAAATCTACAAGAAAGTGTGGAAATACTGTCCATCTTGGATTCTTGGATCAACCTTAAAATGCGTAGGTTGAAATTCtaaagttttatatttttcaatttagtttGTTCCCCTCTCTCTAAGGAAGGAGGAATAAACAATTGTCACCCAGACGATACGGAATCATGATTCCGTCTGTGGACTTTATCATATTCACTTgttgtaatttatttaaataaaattattcttaaAAGTAATTATTTCCCACTAATAAAGAATATTGTCATGTATGTTtctcatgcccccccccccctaagtaGTTTGAGTGGTTTGGtgtgtactgatttttttttgaaaaataccttcTCCACTAATTTTTACTCTAAACTGCAatttaaaatgtatgttttctgTGTGAGATCTAAGAATTGAGGGAGAAAGTTCAATTCACGTCTTATATACTCCGCAAAAATTTGATCGTAATGTTTTTAAGGCGAAAAACTTTAGAACAAGTTCCATGCACTTACatggataaaaattgcagaaaaaattaACTCATTCTGAGACCTGAAAACATAGCACCATTTGTCAAAACCTagttaaaaagaagaaaacttccGTAACGCTTGAAAAGGCAAAAAGCACATtgagacatcaaattgaaaataaaaaatacattttaattatcttttataaaaaattgattagCCGTCCTTCTTTTATACTGACGGCAAGGATAAATTGTTAACAACTGGCACACATTTTTGACCACTACCAcctttaaataaatttatttaccaaccaaccaaccataaAATAGGCACACATACTCGAAGTTCGCACATTCACATGCAGCATAATTATTGTGATGTACATTGTGCCTTTATACAACGCAATGATTCTTTGGATTGTGGCAATAAATGACTTAATTTCAGGCACAGGATTATCTctttttcacatattttagtAAGCAAATATATTTTTAGACGAAGGTCCGCAATGAACATTTAAAGCTTGAAGTGCCTATTGCTTAGAGAACCACactatttcctaatttttttccattccatATTTTACGGACAGCGTGTGATCTAAAAATTTATGAAGTTACATATCTAGAAATATATTGTTAGTACAAGGTTGAAGGTATAATAGAGGCAAGAAAATGGCAAGGTGCCTCACATATGCAGCATATGCTCGACAGAAAATTCGTTTTTAGTATATTGGTACGGAGAGGTAGAGTTTTGCTCACCAAGGTAGGCTtattgcctacactgaaattgaaggaaaactttaTATGGACAGTTTCCTCGAACCGGTGCGGTGAACTGAACACACATTGCTTTCAAACTCATCTGGAAGTGAGGCAAAATTAAACTCTACTTGTAAGATACACCTGTATTAAAAAGTTAACAAAGGCCAAAACATCTTCCCATGACATTTGTTCCATGACAATCATAGAGGTCGTCTTGCGATAGCGTGTACCATGTTGTTATACATACGTTTTTCATTAAAGTTACAAGCTGCATAATAGCACATctctgatgtaaaaaaaaagtatgaaaaatataattcataatcctttcttctttcttttttctttgtcttctcCTTTGCATCTTACATTTTCTCTAATCAGAGTTATTATCAGCTCGCTTTTACGTATACATATGATGTATGGATTATGAATTTTCACTTTATTTCTCCGGATGATCAAATAATCCCATAAATATATAAACAATCAGTATCAATCAGTATCAATTCGAAAAGATTGAGGATTGCGCCAATATCGAGGTCTAAATCAACCGAGATTTATTCATCGATTTTAAGTGAGTGGAAATGGAATGGATATCTGAACATGGCCGGATTAAGaaggtggccatatgggccgcggcccatggcagcaaaatatgaggggcggcaaattttgcaatttttttgaatgtaggtatcaaaaaaagagaggaaaaaatcggattcagaaaataaattacaatcgAGATAAGGCGACAAAaactctcatttcctgagagtgaaagtatagtaatttctaattttgtcgtctttcgttgatacaagagacaacacctttagtttgtcgagttaagagaaaaaccaagcacgcaatttgacctggaacggagcggtgaggcggtcggcatgaaacgcatagcacctacaagactgcgtgaatacttcacgcattgcgccaaacagtgtggtcagcagctgTCGGCGAGaaaagcatagcgcctacaagactgcatgaatacctcacgcattgcgccaacacagtgcggtcggcgcggcggcggtggaAGCTAAAATTatcaaccacatttatgtttgttctttcataactttttcgttcgtttttcatacatggaaggccttgtgcaaacagggatgggtttacggaacggaacttttgttagtgttgacagggctttcacaaaaaatgtgccctacatgagtaaacgcgtctcatacacccctctcctctcccaccggcacgttcacttgattgtttttcaagatcgtattcgacagatcacacaggtgagattatattgatatcgattggttcaatatgtaaccacagcctcaaaattcaatttagaaatctacgGTAACGGGTCtcatgtgatcgaatttttattctctcgagtaccaaatggtaatgaaaagtgaaattgttagaaattttctccttttcagcttttccaaattaaatccgaAAAcgtttgtttgaggttatgttctatttttttgaaccaaactatgcatcgaaccactgtcgaatacgatctattgatgtttcaaaacgaatgagaagggggcggtaaaatacaggcggcccatgggcggcaagtaggataatccggccctgtatctGCATTGCAAAGTTGTATGATTTTGAGGGTGCCAAAATAGCATTTCAAGCTACTTCCGTCATcttagatttttgaattttgaacatttcaccggaaatttggtttttacgtcaaaaagtaaTACTTCCTGACACCAAagcttcacaaaaatcgatcaaacagatAGCACTCGAGGCGAACGCCATTCTtgctttttcgaattttgaaaaattgtgttgTAATTCAAGTTTCCTGTCAAAAAAAACCACGCAATTTGCATCCAAAGACGCGAGGGtgccagtggcgtagcgtgaatgatcgattatcgatattttcctatttgaagctatggtgaagaatcgattattgaggtgtttgttgcgaacaccctgtatatcgatccttttccgagTTAATGTCGATCATCGTAAACGCAAGTGCCAAGGGGAGGGTGCGCAAGAACTACGCACGGGCTCTTAGAGGGTAATATCATAGCGGTCGCGATCCTCTGCGTCTACATCAAGTCGAGGAGATACTcgtgaaggcgctctgagcaactattccgccacagaagtattgcacggtatccgacgaaaatgaaggcgcattaTCGTCCATAAATTGACCCGTATTGTTTACCACTGTTCAGAGTCCTGATCCTACACGACTCGACTTGCGGCTCTTGTATAATCAATTTTTGTAAGACTCGCTTGTAAGTTTTTAGTCGAATCGAACCTGTAGCCAAACTGAGACTCGTATTCTCCACGAAAGACATCAGTTATCAGAACCGAGGTTCAATATCtaatactttaaattttaattagctGGATAGATTACTTTAGTTTTCCGTAGGAATTTTTCCCTCGTGCGTGGCAATAATCCCCCAGTGAACCACTGgggtgtactgccgtgctaaggaagaacgccgtatgaacattcgagagttgccaaattgccccggataaaacatgtatttttgaagaaaattatgcgaatttttcattgaaattttccgacgTTTTAGAtagaattgcgaacaaaattgtctgaagaaaattaggaaaaatattcacaattttcctagtgaaTTAGGTTTGtattgaagaaattttgcaacgccaggatgtttatacggcgtgTTCCATTAAAACGGCAGTGTCgactccaacagaaaaatttccgTAAGCGCTTAGTCAATGACGTCAGTGCATACCTACCTACTCATGTTATCTGTTTACCACACGCATGATGTCATGGCCATGTTCTGTTTACTCTTGTGATAAGAGGAAGGTAGAAAGAGtgactgcaatggagatacttaTTTTGAGTTTCTCCATTATTCTGAAGCCCTAACCCCGTCCTCTCCAATCCACGCGATTCTTTCCTTTTAACTACTCCTATTGTTTCCCTCAACGCAAATATAATATCCATCACTTTAGCTGTAGAGGAGTTCTGGaacattcaaaatttgagtCGACTAATTTATTCGATGGACGCAAAATTTACATACAAATGAAGGCAGTGCTCTTCTGCACACGCGGAATACGTGGCTTCGAATACGCGCTTTCTGTTATTGGCACGTGCTATTATCTGGTGACTTGTGTCTGGTCACCTTGACGGTTCTTGAAAAATCTACAGCCTCGCCACGAGCggttcgaattttcaaaaagagcgTCTCTGATTTAagcaagaaaatgcaaaaaggtTGGAACTGTCCGATCTATTTGATAGAGAATAATTATGCATTTAAAATCAAACAGGAGAACTTTCCATTTTCTTGAATTGGAAATCATTTATTTCTGCTaagtacatttttaaaaaaagttcacttagataatttttctctccttacTTTTAGGTATATATATTCTTTCTCTTTGCCATAAAGCAAACgaataaattttcaatcagaaagGCTCATGGATGCCTTCTCCGCTGATCGGATTCAGGAAAATTGAACAGTGAAAGtatgtcaaaaatcaatttcgtGCGTTTTTGTTTTCTAAATTTACTTATATGGATCATACATTTTCAATCGAAGAAGTATCGTTGAATTTTCGGAGAATTTGATTTTCAACTGCATCTATTGTATAGATACGAGTgataaaattatggaaaaatgtTTCACATTATTCTCACAAGAAATATTTTATCCGAAAAAATTTGAGCTACGCCCACTGTCCGTGAATAAGAGGGACGTTTCGTATCCATAAGTTCCGCAAGTGGCGACAATTGCACAAGCACTACGCGGCCCTGCGCATGATTTCGCCACACAGTGGTCCCGTTGCTGACCAAAAAACGGCGTTGAGAGTTCATACGGCCgtacgaaaaaaagaaaacacacatCTTTGAGTCTCTACTACTGTATGCCTGCATTGCTACAGGAGCGCTGCTTTCAGGTCTCATTTGGAGAGTCTCATCAGGTCTCATTTCAGTGGAGATCAAAGTGTTTAATACCTAAATGGTACCACCTGCCATTGGCGGAAATAGGAATAACACTTCGAGGAAatcgggggaaggggggttacAACTCCAAAGTAAGGTCTGGGGAATTTCCCCAGCATTAAAGGGTGTCCGAGGAAtctccccggaaaattttgagacatgaAGTTGCACCAGGCATGATTTTGAACTCACCGATTACAACATTCGGGGatgaaacatatcgacggtgaaattaccaattaaccacgtatctcgttcacggtgtttcaaaattccgctttcattttatttttatttttttaaagaaaaccaatcaattttattcctcgaaattttcacagtgTTTTCTTCGCTTAGAGAGGGataaaatcacggaagttttcaagaattcacgtgaaatagtttttcatttaaaaaatgaaatagggccgagtctgcaacgtcgcaaaccgtgATATACGTGGTCTACATGACAgtatttcaccgtcgatttcaCACAATTACTAGTAACAAATTTCCCCACATTTCTaaaggatgggggggggggggggagtagccTCCACCAATTACCGCCTATGGTAAGCACACATCACTTATATTCATCCTAAATGATAATTTCAGTCTTTGTCCAATCTGTAAGTTTCATGCTGAATTTTTGGCCCGTAATAATTCTTGAATGGTGGGGAAAGTGAAAATCTGGATAGCCACAATTTTGATAGCCATCCCcactatggggggggggggggggaggaaggagAGAAACCGTAAGAGGGGATGCCGCAGCACCGTGAATACCGTGATAATAAAAACAGCTGTTAGCAtcaagtagagtccctttagcATCAAGGTCAGCGTAGTGGTCCACAAGTCGCCGATATAGAGCACCCCTCTATTGAGAAACTCTGCCTGTGCAGTTCGTATCACTGATTCTATGTCACTGTGACTGTGTTGGTGCCGCTTATCATTCTCCGAAACATCGTTGTTAATTGCgtcaattaaattattttccccTGATAAGTGATAATGGCGAATTTCAAACCGGTGACTCATGTTATCTTTGATATGGACGGACTCTTGCTGGGTGAGGTTTTATCATATGATTATCTGTCACAGAGTTGCATCATTTTACTGAGTATTGAGGTTAGAACGTCAAAACGATCACtacaaattaaataaattcaACCATAACGAGCCTCCAAAAGCGTAGGatttggttttgttttccagtctaatttttaccttttttttctcttctgccTATCAATTTATATACTTCCTTTGGCCTCACCTATACTTTTCCATGTTATGTCTACCCTGCTCGGAGGTGGCATTTTGCAACTTAGTATCATGTCACTCAAGTTTTATGTTTATCAAAGCCGGAGAAGTTAACTGCTTGAGTTTTTGAGATCAAGAAGAGCATTTCCAACTGCACTcttaattttcaagttttccttGTTAGCTAATGTAAGTCAAGAAGTGAGCGTAATCTAACTGTCATGATCTCTTCGATTCTTGTTGTAAGCCCGTGATAGTATAATAAGGAGAAGAATTTCATCAGCTTAAATCATAAAGTATCATTGATTACATGtagcttcaaatttattttccttttaaattctACGTTGACTCTTATTGTAAACCCCTATAGTTTTTTATTACTTGCTCATTTAGCTGTGGGATATCATGTCCCTCTACTGCAGATTTTCCTGGAGTGagattattttcctaaattgCACAATTTGTGATTGGAGGAGGGAGGCATCATTAAGGATGCCACCATGACAATTGTCAAAGGCTTTTCTACGTACGCACCTATTCTGTGATGTGCTGTTAATAGGAAAGCAAGGGACTAGGCACGgccaaatttcatcatttttttgacATGCTGTTCTTTACAGCCACCGAAATTCAATGAACATTGAAATTGAAGTGtgctaatttgaagaaaaagggaggctgaaatttaaatttctcagcATTCTTACATGCTATCCAGTAGAAAGATTGATAATCATGGACAAATTGTGTGTCCTCATTGGTTGCGAAGAAGAGGTAGAAGAAAATAATCTAATCCCTCCCCCTCTGAATGTCAAATGCTTGCAGCGCAGCGTCTGCACATGCATCACAGTCCCAAGACTTAGTAGGAAAATCTTTGTATGAATGCCAAATAATTCACATCTCAGCCTGGCTACTCTGGATATTGGCACATACTTAAGAAGTTTGATTTTAAATCTCATTGTGCTCAGAACGCTTCAAAGATTATCATATCAAATGAAAAGGCATAAATTTAGCCTGCCCCAAATGTTTTGGCTTTCTATGCAGAATCCTCTCTAAATAACAAATACTTGAACTACAACAAAACAGATCATAACAAATGATGTCACaatacctctcttttttttaaattttcggaacATGTTTAAGAATCCACTTTGAAACAAGTGGATCAGCAACTTAGCCAACAGTTTTGATAGGTATGTATGAAAATTTAAGTCCGTACTGCCtgctcaaggaaaaatttgtgaatattaggactgaaaagaaatttttctgataaaatgaaTTTATTGGAAAGCTTGTGAGTCCATTTTTACATTTACTACCTAAGTAGAGAATTTACCCACGCTATAATATTGAGACTCAGAAAATTAGGGAACATTGAAACTGACAAAAAACTATCTCACCAAGCTTTTTATGTAGGTGGTTGGCcataaaatgtataaattatacttaatttcatttaattttacttaaaattagttGAATGTAGTCATGAAATCAATATGTAAAATGTGTAATGTATGAAATAAagtaataaattaataaaacttTGATGCAAATAGTACAAAGATAGAGTTAGAATGAAACCCAGCTATTCTTTTATCATCCTGGGCTCAGCTTAAAATTTGCCAGCTTCTCCTATTTATCGTTTTGTATTGATGTCTaaataatttttatcttaatttttcagacacggagaaaatttacttgaaaacaTTCTCTGAAGTACTGGGGAAGTATGGCAAAGAATATCTTGATGAAGTTCGAGTCAAAGTTATGGGCACCCAACCAAAAGACACTTTCAGAATCATCAAAGAAAACACTGGTGTGGACGTCTCTCCAGAACAGCTTGGTGAAGAAATTCATGGACTCCTCAGAGAAAGGATGCATTTAGCACAATTTATGCCAGGTAAACAGCATAAAGATACAAtgctttcagtttttttgatTTCGAAAGACTCGAAGTTAGGTCATACCTCTTCTCTCTGTCGTTTCTACTGtggaaaatttaactgaaaaatatGACACATTTTTCCTCAATGGAAGAGCAGGAACCCACACCTCAGTTAGCGTCATTA comes from the Bemisia tabaci chromosome 7, PGI_BMITA_v3 genome and includes:
- the LOC109040635 gene encoding glutathione S-transferase 1 isoform X2; protein product: MFKFTQRLASCHLRNTAAFSTEMGRLHLYYIPFSPPCRAVIMAAKLLEVHINLKYTNLFKDEHKTPEFLKMNSQHTVPVLDDDGFVLYESRAIMRYLANKYGKDDSLYPKDPQKRALVDQALDFDMNTFYQPFIDYWYYCMLGPAPHDEERFQKVPKSFPIFDDMLKKSDFVTGQNISLADISLLAGVSSVNAVGFDITNHPNIVRWFASCKQAVPDYQELNEKGVQDFKKLWDRFKEKQKTKVKTNS
- the LOC109040635 gene encoding glutathione S-transferase 1 isoform X1; the protein is MFKFTQRLASCHLRNTAAFSTEQMGRLHLYYIPFSPPCRAVIMAAKLLEVHINLKYTNLFKDEHKTPEFLKMNSQHTVPVLDDDGFVLYESRAIMRYLANKYGKDDSLYPKDPQKRALVDQALDFDMNTFYQPFIDYWYYCMLGPAPHDEERFQKVPKSFPIFDDMLKKSDFVTGQNISLADISLLAGVSSVNAVGFDITNHPNIVRWFASCKQAVPDYQELNEKGVQDFKKLWDRFKEKQKTKVKTNS